One Malania oleifera isolate guangnan ecotype guangnan chromosome 9, ASM2987363v1, whole genome shotgun sequence DNA segment encodes these proteins:
- the LOC131163980 gene encoding receptor-like protein kinase 7, producing MWIRRRENLLRLVFLCSLCFLCLIYPVKPDELQILLEFKSAFDKSSSNVFGSWEQHILSCNFTGIVCNSDGLVREINLPGEELVGVVPFDSICGLKSLEKISLESNSLNGSITEGLRNCTRLQYLDLSKNFISGEVPDLSTLRDLKFLNLNGSAFSGIFPWKSLQNLTNLTFLSLGDNPFDWSPFPLEVLKLEKLSWLYLTNCSLEGQIPEGIGNLTKLKNLELSDNQLFGEIPMGITKLVNLWQLELYNNQLTGKLPTGFGNLTSLVNFDASQNRLEGDLSELKLLRNLSSLQLFENQLSGKIPEEFGEFENLVELSLYTNKLSGSLPRKLGSWANFMFIDISENFLTGSIPPDMCKNGQMTDLLLLQNKLTGGIPATYSNCLSLVRLRVNNNSLSGTVPAGIWRLPNLSIIDLTLNQFEGPVTNDIGSANSLAQIFLANNRFSGELPAALSKASSLVSIGLSSNQFSGEIPANMGKLKSLNSLHLEGNMFSGAIPDSLGSCASLNDINLAGNSLSGEIPASLGSLPSLNSLNLSNNELSGGIPASLASLKLSLLDLSNNRLTGRIPDSLSIEAYKVSFSGNPGLCSQSVRNFPPCSFDSRKSSSLKTFISCFISGTIVLLVSLGCFLFMKLRAKDRDGSVSATVSWDMKPFHVVSFTEQEIINSIKQENLIGKGGSGNVYKVALKNGNVLAVKHIWRSYSTDQKNGQSSAAMLTKQKGRLPEYDAEVETLSSIRHVNVVKLYCSISSEDSSLLVYEYLPNGSLWDRLHTCQKMKMGWEVRYDIAVGAARGLEYLHHGCDRPVIHRDVKSSNILLDEHLKPKIADFGLAKIMQANGCWHSTEIIAGTHGYIAPEYAYTYKVNEKSDVYSFGVILMELVTGKRPSELEYGENKDIVFWIWSKIGSKEDVLDAVDSDFSEAQKEDAIKVLRIAVQCTAKFPALRPSMRMVVQMLEEAVPCKLAKVSVKIEGEK from the exons ATGTGGATTCGCCGGCGGGAGAATCTCCTGAGATTAGTCTTCCTCTGTTCCCTCTGCTTCCTCTGCCTGATTTATCCTGTTAAACCCGACGAGCTTCAGATTCTCCTCGAGTTCAAGTCCGCGTTTGACAAATCAAGCTCCAATGTTTTTGGTTCATGGGAACAACACATCCTTTCTTGCAATTTCACCGGAATAGTCTGCAACTCCGACGGGCTCGTAAGGGAGATCAATCTTCCGGGAGAGGAACTGGTCGGAGTTGTTCCTTTCGACTCAATATGTGGGCTCAAATCGTTGGAGAAAATCTCTCTTGAGTCGAATTCTCTGAACGGTAGCATCACCGAAGGCTTAAGAAACTGTACGAGGCTGCAGTACTTGGATTTGAGTAAGAATTTTATTTCTGGAGAAGTGCCGGATTTGTCTACTTTGCGTGATTTGAAGTTCTTGAATCTAAATGGAAGTGCATTTTCCGGAATTTTTCCTTGGAAATCACTGCAAAATCTTACCAATCTTACTTTCTTGAGCCTTGGAGACAACCCATTTGATTGGAGTCCATTTCCTCTGGAAGTGCTAAAGCTTGAGAAACTGTCGTGGCTGTATCTTACAAACTGCAGCCTAGAGGGACAAATCCCGGAAGGGATTGGAAATCTTACAAAGCTAAAAAATCTTGAGCTCTCTGACAACCAACTGTTCGGTGAAATTCCTATGGGGATTACCAAACTTGTGAATTTATGGCAGCTTGAGCTCTACAACAACCAATTAACGGGAAAGCTTCCAACGGGATTTGGAAACCTCACGAGCCTCGTGAACTTTGATGCTTCACAGAATCGCCTCGAAGGCGATCTATCCGAGCTAAAGCTCTTGAGAAACCTTTCTTCTTTGCAACTATTCGAAAACCAGTTATCCGGAAAGATTCCTGAGGAGTTTGGGGAGTTTGAGAACCTGGTGGAGCTCTCACTTTACACCAACAAGCTCTCTGGTTCTCTCCCGAGAAAGCTCGGTTCCTGGGCGAACTTCATGTTTATTGACATTTCTGAGAACTTCCTCACTGGCTCTATACCACCGGATATGTGCAAGAACGGTCAAATGACTGATCTTCTCTTGCTCCAGAACAAACTCACTGGAGGAATTCCTGCAACATACTCGAACTGTTTGTCGCTTGTTCGCTTGCGAGTAAACAACAATTCGCTTTCGGGTACAGTCCCCGCTGGAATATGGAGATTGCCAAACCTTTCAATAATTGATCTTACTTTGAATCAGTTTGAAGGCCCGGTGACAAATGACATTGGAAGTGCTAATTCACTTGCTCAAATTTTCCTAGCTAACAATCGATTCTCTGGCGAATTGCCAGCGGCATTGTCGAAAGCTTCATCCCTGGTTTCTATTGGGTTGAGCTCAAATCAGTTTTCGGGTGAAATTCCGGCAAATATGGGAAAATTAAAAAGCTTGAATAGTCTTCATTTGGAAGGTAACATGTTCTCTGGTGCCATACCAGACTCTCTAGGTTCCTGTGCTTCTCTCAATGACATAAACCTGGCAGGAAATTCTCTGTCTGGCGAAATACCAGCAAGTCTTGGATCCTTACCGTCTCTGAACTCGTTAAACTTGTCAAATAACGAGCTTTCCGGTGGAATCCCAGCGAGTTTAGCATCCTTGAAACTTAGCCTTCTGGATCTATCAAATAATAGATTAACAGGCCGCATACCGGATTCTCTGTCTATTGAAGCATACAAAGTTAGCTTTTCCGGAAACCCTGGCCTATGCAGTCAGAGTGTTAGAAATTTCCCACCTTGTTCATTTGATTCCAGAAAGTCCAGCAGCCTCAAAACATTCATATCTTGCTTCATATCTGGAACAATTGTCTTACTTGTCTCACTTGGATGTTTCCTTTTCATGAAGTTGCGGGCAAAAGATCGCGATGGTTCAGTGAGTGCAACAGTTTCCTGGGATATGAAACCGTTCCATGTAGTAAGTTTCACCGAGCAAGAAATCATCAACTCAATCAAACAGGAGAATTTAATCGGCAAAGGAGGGTCTGGGAATGTGTACAAAGTTGCACTTAAGAATGGGAATGTGCTAGCAGTGAAGCACATATGGAGGTCCTACTCCACAGATCAAAAGAACGGTCAAAGCAGCGCAGCAATGCTCACAAAGCAAAAGGGGCGATTGCCTGAATATGATGCAGAGGTAGAAACCTTGAGCTCAATTAGGCATGTGAACGTTGTGAAGCTATATTGCAGCATCTCTAGCGAGGATTCAAGCCTGCTTGTGTACGAGTACTTGCCCAATGGGAGCTTGTGGGATCGGTTACACACATGCCAGAAAATGAAGATGGGTTGGGAGGTGAGGTACGATATTGCAGTTGGGGCTGCAAGGGGATTAGAATATCTGCACCATGGGTGTGATAGGCCAGTGATCCACCGTGACGTCAAGTCGAGTAACATTTTGCTCGATGAGCATTTGAAACCTAAAATTGCTGATTTTGGTCTGGCCAAAATTATGCAGGCTAATGGATGTTGGCACTCAACAGAGATTATTGCAGGGACACATGGGTACATAGCTCCTG AATATGCATACACATACAAGGTGAACGAGAAGAGCGATGTCTATAGCTTTGGGGTGATCCTAATGGAATTGGTCACAGGGAAAAGGCCAAGCGAGCTAGAATATGGAGAGAACAAGGACATAGTGTTCTGGATTTGGAGCAAGATTGGGAGCAAAGAGGATGTGCTTGACGCGGTGGACTCGGACTTCTCAGAGGCCCAAAAGGAAGATGCCATCAAGGTGTTAAGGATTGCAGTTCAATGCACAGCCAAGTTCCCAGCCTTAAGACCATCCATGAGAATGGTAGTTCAAATGCTAGAAGAAGCTGTGCCCTGTAAACTCGCCAAAGTATCTGTTAAAATAGAAGGCGAGAAATAA